GACGTCCTTCATTAATacgtcatctcagggagtttttccttggaACATCACGTCTGGCTTGCTaaatagggataaatttatacagCGGGGGGAATAAGTATTGaacgagtcaacatttttttcagtaaatatatttcccattaagctattcacatgaaattttcaccagacatcagtattaactcaagaaatctggaaatataaaaaaaatcacaacattgcagtccataaataaagttatgtgtaataaagtggaatgaaaaaagtattgaacacgctaagaaaaagcagttctccaaggcaaggtaaggcaaggaaccagatgaaatccataagtaattatacctcctatctgtgcaaattaatatcagctgggttagtaaattgatggtctataaaaaggcttttcgttagcaaggtgtcacacaagaaacatctcatgatgggtaaaagcaaagagctctcccaagaccttcacaaccttgtTGTTGCGAAACAAactgatggaatcggatacagaaatatttcaaaacttctgaatcttccagtaatcaccattggggtcattatctgcaagtggaagcaacatcactccgtgatcaaccggccacgcacaggagctcctcacaagatttctgaccagggagtcagaagaatagtcagaagagtagcccaagagccaaggaccactcagaaagcactccagaaacacttggaggcagcaggtgacatcgtcacagagaaaacaatagggaatacactacactactccatgctcaccctgcaagactccattactaaagaaaaggcatgttgaagctcgtttaaagtttgctacaactcatttggacaagcctatgaaatactgggagagtgtagtctggtcagacgagagcaaaactgaacttttttgaacaagatttaaagacaatatgtttagaagaacgggccaaaatcacacctgaattctgcaacccattaatttcttcatacaggaagcgtcttgaagcgtcattacaaacaaaggcttctccactaagtattaaataaatttcagttagtgtgttcaatacttttttccccccgtgtcattcctctttattacacataactttatttacagagTTTAATGTTtagatttctttatatgtgtggatttcgtgagttaataccaaagtctggtgaaaatagcatgtgaatagcctcattggaaatatatttactgaaaaaaatgttgatgcgttcgatacttatttcccccactgtatatttctgtgaagctgatttgtgacaatgtccatttttaaaagtgctatacaaataaaactgaatgtaatttaattgaatacattaaacattgtaattatTGCCGAATGCTATGGTATAAGCAGAAAAACACACTCCAGACTATGCAGTTATAcgaaaaataatccacttcatcCAGCCgctgtgtgttattccttatataactataactacTTCACCTAAGCCTTGGTAGTGCTAACAAGATTGCAGATGGTCACTACATAAGCTCTTctacaaacaaaacatgccCATTTCCTACACAATGCATTTTAATTTTcacaattatttaatttttttctgatctTATGTCTGCCGCAAAAGGAACCATTTAAATAATTGAATCTTTTAATAGTTGAATCATTTATCAAACTTCTTCTTAATACCCATCACTGACATAGGCATATGAAACCATGAACATAGGTTACTGTAGTTGTTTACATTGTTACCTGCTTAGTGTTTGAGGAGGATGTTctattaaaacaaattacagGAATTGAATCACTTAAGTGAGTCGTAATGCCCATCAACAGCACATATAGAACATTATAATATTACTCAGACCCTAGGATTGAAGATGACGCATCCAGTATCGCAttgcacagtttttttttttgtaatctgGCTCTTTATCTTGTTTAATTTAGGACTGTGCTAGTTATTTCTGAtgaagtggaactgtttgtTTGCTCAGAATTTAGTTTAAGAAGCACCCCTAAAAAATACACAAGACTTTACCATCATGCTGTAGTGTAGCAGGAGAACaaatgaaggttttttttatgagtGTTGTGCCATGGTTAATGATGACTGGTGTACTCTTCTTCTCAAGGCTGTGATTGGGTCCCATTAGATGATAGCAGTCGGGTCCTCTCTTTGGCTGAACCTCTTCTTTGGAGTAAGGCTCCACCCTCGCCTCGCTCAACCCATTCGCAGCGGTCAGCTCCTCCTTCTGAGCGTCGAGAGTTCTGTCTGGTTGGTGTTCCATGAGGACGGCCGTTCTTCTCATCTGTGAGAGCGAAAACGGGTCGTGTTGCTGTGTAATGAAAATACATATGGCTATTCAATACCTATTCAAATTGTTtctaatgataataattaagATGAAGATAACATAAACTCGTCAGGCACCTTAAAAGGAATACCTGTACATCTGCATAtgcatgcaattatccaatcagccaatcagagagcagcagcacaatgcataaagtcatgcagatgcaggtcaagagcgtcagttaatgttcacatcaaacatcagaatgagggaaCAATGTGATTttagtgactttgaccatggcatggttgtattttcagtatttcagaaactgttgatctcctgggattttcatgcacaatagtctctagagtttatagagaatggtgcaaaaaaaaaagaacttcaaAGTGAGCATcagttctgtgggcagaaatgccttgtcGGTGatagaggtcagaggagaacaaatagactggtttgagctaacATGAAGGCTACGGTAACCCAGTCATTCTTTACAATCATGTTaatcagaaaagcatcacaaaaatGGACATAAAATGggtgataaaaaaaagtcacctggtctttttccaccTGTGCAGTCTtagtgtttgatgtgaatattagcTGAAGCTCTAGACCTGCATCTCTATGTTTTtatacattgcactgctgccacatcaTTGGTTtctaaatataatttataatactaAAAATAAGCTCAAAATATAGGGGGTGTTTATGCAAGATTCATTTAGCACCTGCTAAATTGGTAATTGTGCGCACAAATGAATACATCCACAGAGCatttattaaaggaaaactccattTTGAATGACTTGCATGTCAATCTTTATAATTAATAGATGATTTTCAGTAGTGTCCAATATCTATTTTTAGTCAACGTCTAagttgacttttttcttttaaacttttttcattcgcatgttggtctattttcactttgtttaATGGTTTTCTATATGATCGACAATGCCGTTCTGCTGGTGTTAGTGGTGCTAATGGAAATTAGTCATCGCCTCATAtctaaaaataatgaaatatatatcatatgcaaaaaaaaaaaaaagcagccctTGCATCTTTCAGTCTGTCTGGTTCTCTCACCTTCTTATATACTCTGCCTCAAACACACATGGTTCCAAAGATTCAACTTTCAACACAGGTCAACTGATTTACAAAACTGGATGATATGACCTTGCGTAGAAACCCCGGTTTCAGCCAGAAGGTTGATAAGGTGCAACCCATTTGTGAAACAGATTCCCCCAGAGGGGAATGCAAGACCTATGTAAAAGGGACTCATCTCATCTACTCACAAGTGTTTTGTCAATTTGTGTCTCATTCTGATTCACCAGAACAGGGGACCTGACCAGGGATGCCAAATCTCTCCTTCCTTTTGTGATAACATCTGCACAGTGAGCAAGCCACTAGGGTGTTCTGAACACTAGCAAAAGCAGCAGTGGAAAACAAGGCCTCGCTGGCCTCTGTGGTCTAGTTGCTGAAATCTTTGCGACGTGTGCTGAAACAATGGTAGAGGGGAAAGTAGAATGTAATGGTTTTCTGGCCCCAAGTGCTGTCTGGAAGTAACCACAATTGGCACTGAGTTGACATGATATCAGCAAAGAGGACCACCTCTCTCACCGTCCAGTGGCCACTCTTAATTCAATTGGCTGAACTGGCTGAATTCAACATGCCTGTATTGAGGTGACAGTGTGGCTAgaattctttgtgttttttgtgttaGGGAGCTTTTTCTGAATCCACCAAGAGGCTGAGTATTGTCAGCCTCTGGTGGAGGTGGGGGAAGTGTTTAGGGCCTGTCCCGCTCAATGGATTGTGGTTAGTTGGGCATCAGCTAAAGCTTGAGAACCACATGTCTGGGTAATTTGGGCCATTTGGCCATGCCCATTTCATAATTCTGAAACCTGTGCTCTCTTCTCCAAAGCCTCTTTCTCAGGGTTTCTAACCATACTTAGTGCAAAACCACCGGCTAAGTGTTTAACTGATAGGGGCCAGGACTCTATCACAAGAATCAACGTCTGCAAACTATAAAGTTAGCAGAAAATGGCTACAGTATTGACTATGAGTGCATGCCACACACAATTCAATATAGTAATTTCTCACTAAAATGTAATGTCTTCAATGTGTCTGCATTTAGACAACATACATCTGGACATAGTGCTTCATCTGGTAAATCCACTTGTAGTGTGATACAGGCATCAATGTCAAGAATGTAAAGCAGGCCAACCTCCTCGTCAGCCTTCGTACTAGCTAGAGCACGAGGTACAAGAAGGATGACCAGTCATTGGGCCATAAGTAGGGCACTGTTGAAAGACATGTGTTTCCATACTGCACAGGCTCAGTTCCTGAATCATCAATTTTTAGCCGAGCCATGTCTGCTACCAGGTTGTCCATATGCTTAGAAAGTGTCTCAAGTTGCTTTCGCGGCATCTTGTTTTACAGAACTTTTCAGTCAGTGATGGACGTGGACGTTTGCAGCTAACAATCAGGGACCAAATCCAGCCAGGTGCACTGTGTTGGCATTCAGACACTAACTGCATGATACATTTGCTGCATCATGAGGGAAAGAGCGGTTTGTTATATGGAGGTGGGGGGAAAATGTTAACTTAGCAAGTGCAATGGTGGGAGTGTGCAGCATGGCTAGTGAGGACCAAGCATTTCACATCCGCTACCGTCTAGCCAAGCAGTGGGAGCTGTGAGTACATGCTACTGGTGCAAATGGCATAAAGGGAGAACCAGGGATTCCAAATCTTTCCTACCTTTTGGGATAATAGATCTGCTCAGGAAGGAAGCCACTAGAGTGTTCTGATCACAAGCAAAAACAGCAGTGGAAAACAAGGCCTGTGGTTTGCTGGCCTCTGTGGTGGAGTTAGCGAATTCTGCGTGACGTGTGCTAAATCAGTGGCAGAGGAGGAAAGTCTCTTGGTAGATCATGAGGTAAGTCATGGGCCAGTGCATCCTGTCCCTGATGACTGTCTAGACGTACCACAGTTAGCACTGAGTTAACATGGTATCAGTGATTTTGACTAGAGATAATTGTGGAGCAGGTGtacacactccagtccagttaGATGAGTTTCTCTCAGTGAGGCTAACTCTTGATGGGCCCGCACTTCCATGAGGAGCTTCCATGAAAGGTGGCAAGAGCCACCTGACTTTGTGACGCTTTGATGATTGATATCACTTTAACAACTTAACAACACTGTCCAAGCGGACCAACACAGCACTTTTAAGAAAGACTTGAGGGCCAGGTGAATTCCGCAGAGTTTCATCAGAAAGCCCATCAgaaatttatgaaaaatacACTCAACAAAGCAGAAGACATGATTGGAGTCTATCCAAGCTTCAGAAGACAGGTTAGCTATAGCTCTGACCATAGTCACAAGCTGTTAAGTGAATAGCTCCACACTGGTTCATCTTGTCCAACATATGTACAAGGTGATAAGTACCTAAGAACTGTTGCTTTAATCATACAGTGTCTTGATTGTCCTGTGCTCATCATAGGACTATTATTCACAATGTACTCATGCTGAACATCATTTCAGCACACAAGTTATCTTCCTTGtgtcatcttagggagttttgtGTCGTCACTGTTGCTCGATCATccgggatctaaatctacatccaaatttctgtaaagccgtTTTATGACAATATCTACTGTTAAAGGTGCTtcacaaataaaactaaattgaattgaactagAAAGGAAATGACGGCTGTATTTATAAAACAAATACTGCACCATATGTCACTTTGTGGCCTTTGAAACAAATCATCTGTGGTTGTAACATATTGCAAACCTAGCATAATCTCTCTATATGAAGCAGTGCAATGACGGTATGATATTTTGTTCGGATTGTGCAGTCCTGATGTGCCTGCAGTCTGAGCTGTGACTCACCCACGAGAGCTTGTACTGAGGGCTGGTCATGTGTGCTAAGCAGCTGGGCTTGAATCGTCTCCACCACTCTCTTAAATCTGCGGCTTGGGCCTTTTCcggcatgcacacacatacacgcacagatagataaatatatagTTAGATAGATATAAAATCAGGGATGAGGATCAACTgaaatttaaatgttatatccggatttctgtaaagctgctttgtgccAATGTCCGTTCTTAAAAGTGCGATataaatcaaactgaattgaattgcaaTCCTATTTGGAAATACAGTAGCTACTATGCAGCAGATAATATGTCATGAAAGGGCTTCTCACCTGATATGAGGGTGAAAGTGACACTGTAGATTCCATAAttcctctttccttctttctctctttcccgctccctctccctctctccctcagaGAAGGCAATGTCCACCTGAAACTTCACAGGCTTCTGGAATACAGACGGACCTCCAGAAGATTTATACTCTGCCCGGAAACTCGTCTGGGAGACCACGCTGTGGCTGAGGGACGGTATCTAACATAGcgaaaagaagagagaggaaaCTGGTATGTTTAAGAGCAGTGTTAATTTACTGACCTTGATATTTGGAAGACAGTTCTAGTCGATCAAGTTACAAGTTACAGTTACAATGATCAAGTTTTTTATGTGAAATTCAGAATGATCTGAGTCGTAAAACATCTCCTGGTCTATGAATTTACTTGTTACAGTATAAAAAGCATTTCTGGTCCATAAAATAACTTTCAAGGTGCTCATATATACCCATCAGGAAATGTGAGTATAGAAAAgttagaaatatagaaaatcctaCATGTGAATCAGACTCACAGAGAGAAAGGCGTGTACAATATCCGCCTTGATTGAGCTGAGCGGTTTGTCTCTGATCACCACAAAGATCTGCTCCTCCTTCTCTAAGCTGATAAAGTTGCCAAACCAGGAGCGCTTTGCTAGCCTAGAGGCAAACAAATACACCCAATCAGTGACAGGCAACAGGTAACAGATCACATGACCCTTGATGGACGTCTAAACCATACTTCATTATCTGATACATACTCAGGGCTGGACTCTGGTGTAAGGCTTGACATGTCCTCAGAAGTGGGAACTACAATAACAGAACGTGACAAACGTATGAATGCAATTCCTTATTTCATCAATGCATAGTACTTATGTCATTACACAATAAGAATGTTTTCGGGCTGACACCCACCCTGCAGCTTGCGGCGGTGGAAGCGCGGCGAGCCGAGCAGGTTGTTCTTGAATGAATTGAATCTGGTCCTCCAGTGGGCGGAGCTGCTGGCTGCCATGCCAGCCCCACTTCCTCCTGGGCTAGTGGGCGGAGTCAGCGAGAGTGAGCCAACACCTCCTCCTTCAGCacgggaggaagaggaggaggaagggggaGGGTGGGGGTGATGGACAGGGGTTCCCAGAGGTGTGGGCAGGGGCGAACCCTGAGGGGTCACCTGGGACATCGGATAGGAGCATTTAGTGATGGATTTCAGCGCGGCTGATGGGGCATGGGAAAAGAGGAAGCGAGGGAGCGGTGAGAGGAGCGGAGATGGGGAGGGTGAGCGTGAGGAAGAGGAGCGAAGTGGGAGGGATTTCATGGAGTGGAGACGAGGTCGCTCAGGAGGAGTTTTAGATGGCAGGGTCTGAGTTTTAGACTCGTTAGAGCTCGCAGTACGGGGTTTGGTGGCAGTGGCGACTTCAGATTGGCTGAATGTGAACACCGGGCTCTGATGACATGGGGTGGACAAATGCAGCAGGCAGTGTGGAAAAGGCAGCagaagatggagagaaggaAAGGAGTGGAAATGAGCGATGGGTGATATGACAGATGGACAGTCAGGCAGTGTGGAGAGTGTTTTGAAAAGATGTGTGTGGGCTTTCAGAGGATGTGAGCTGTCTTTTTATGCTGAAGTGAATTatggaataataaaaaagcatgaACTTCATGTTGAGCTTTCGCAAATATAAAGTGCCAAATATAAGTCATTCTACAGTTCGCTTTTCTTTACAGATGCAACCCGTTTAAACGTGCAACCTGTAGACTTAAATActccaacaaaacaaaacaaaaaataaagtgaGATGTCAAAATGTTTTGGCCAATATTCTCTTACCCTGGGACTGCTTAAAGGACTAGAGGAGAGACCAGTAGATGCTCCACTTACTGATCGTGATCTGGGAACCGATAAAACAGAGAAGTCAGATTCCAGACCCAAACTCCCACAGCACTTCAGAGTTTAACATTCTGCCTCATTTAACACACTGATTCAtttcactttcacatttaagatGTAAACACACTcctgttggttttttttaaagcatttgtaATCAGAATAAACAACTACAAAATGTTGAACACATTTTAATATGTGACggcacacacatttttctttatataataATGTCATAAATTATGTTATAACACAGCACTGCTAAATTctttgaatctgattggtcagaagctgctCGGACACTAGGACTGGCTATAATTCaaacacgttatcgtttctatagcaacaactcatTCCCTGGGACATAAATAGATTGAAAAGAATGGAAAAACCAGCACTTTACAACAGTCAAAGCTAAAGCTGTATTTTTAAGCTTTCCGATACAcaaaaaaagtcttcaggacaaagcactttttgttttgtagttTGCGATAAATggacaagctgcttttttttgtgtcttattaattattatttgagagagaagaaaagagaagctAGTGAAGGTATGAGTGTTTATAACAATAGTGATATAACAGTAAATATAACTAGAAGCAGTTGTGGTAGCGGCTATCACTTCATACGATCgttgattatattcctataacagcactgcccttggtgttttattccttacatgatAAAATATACTGCAGTAAATACATGTTGCTAtgttttgaaaaacaaaaccttgTCAAAGTCACAATGGGGACCTCAGTGGTACAgttgcatgtgtatgtgtgtgtgtgtgtacctctggCTGTGTGCAGAGGTGTCCAGCGCCCTGCGGGGGGGTGTAGGGGAGCCCTGCTCCGTCACACTCAGCACCTCCAGACTCTTCCTCTCTGGCCGGCAGCGACCGTGACGGGTCAGCATGGGCGAGTCCACACGCTTCCGTGGAGGATCTGCAcacataaaatacacagagcATCGACAAAATCAACTCAAGTCAACTTGATATCCATTTACAGCGGAGCAAAATAATAAGCCTTCAGGATAGTGGAggagcatttttaaataatagagaAAGGAGCTCCACATGGAGGGCAGAGTATAAGGGCACGGTAAAATAACTACACAGGACACCTTATACACTCACTACTAGGAACAATAGGAAACGGGAAAAACCACATGATGTAAGGGTGCAAAACTGACCAGTACATCTGTTTAAACCATGAAGTAGCAGCATATAAAGTATCCGATATCATAAACATAATTTAGCATTACAGTCCTGTGTGGTAAGTGGTTGCAGGTTCCATACACTGTTTGTTAGAATGCTGGTGTGTGTCATCATGATTTGGAGATGGGATCCAACACTACACTTGAGGTGTGATAATACACTGGTAAATAAAGACAAAGCAAAAcattctgggaaggctttccactagatttcagAGCGTTGCTGTcaggatttgtccattcagccacaagagcattagtgaggtcactgatgttgggtgaggaagGCTGTggtgcagtcagcgttccagttcatcccaaaggtgttcagtgggatgaggtcaggactctgttcaggccactcgagttcttccactccaaccttgtcaaatcatgtcttcaagcagcttgctttgtgcacaggggcattgtcatggtGGAACATGTTCAGTCCTCTTAAcaccagtgaagggaaattgtcattacagcatacaaagacattcgaGATAATAGAGTGTTTTCAACTTTGTTGCAACAGTTTCGGGGGAaaccacatataggtgtgatgatcgtgtgtccacatacttttggccatatagtgtatgctatagtaaaatggagaaaaaaagcaaatgtaGTAAAATGAAGCTGGcaaagataaaaaatattattccCAAAAGAAGCAGGTATCTTGAAATTTGCTATAATGAAAAGTCTCAGAGTATCTTACTTTATGAACAGTAATCATATCATGCTaaagtcattcattcatcttcagtaacggCTTAATTCTGGTCCGGGAtgcggtggatccagagccaacCCCAGAAACACTGTGAGTGAGAaggaaatacaccctggatggcacACTA
This is a stretch of genomic DNA from Ictalurus punctatus breed USDA103 chromosome 13, Coco_2.0, whole genome shotgun sequence. It encodes these proteins:
- the brsk1a gene encoding serine/threonine-protein kinase BRSK2; protein product: MSLKPLSAMSKDPICSQTAQYVGPYRLEKTLGKGQTGLVKLGVHCITGQKVAIKIVNREKLSESVLMKVEREIAILKLIEHPHVLKLHDVYENNKYLYLVLEHVSGGELFDYLVKKGRLTPKEARKFFRQIISALDFCHNHSICHRDLKPENLLLDEKNNIRIADFGMASLQVGDSLLETSCGSPHYACPEVIRGEKYDGRRADVWSCGVILFALLVGALPFDHDNLRQLLEKVKSGVFHMPHFIPPDCQSLLRGMIEVDSEKRLTLEQIQKHAWYLSGRNEPCPEQPPPRRVCVRRILSLTELDPDVLESMHSLGCFRDRVKLTQDLQCEEDNQEKMIYYLLLDRKERYPSYEDEDLPPRHDVDPPRKRVDSPMLTRHGRCRPERKSLEVLSVTEQGSPTPPRRALDTSAHSQRSRSVSGASTGLSSSPLSSPRVTPQGSPLPTPLGTPVHHPHPPPSSSSSSRAEGGGVGSLSLTPPTSPGGSGAGMAASSSAHWRTRFNSFKNNLLGSPRFHRRKLQVPTSEDMSSLTPESSPELAKRSWFGNFISLEKEEQIFVVIRDKPLSSIKADIVHAFLSIPSLSHSVVSQTSFRAEYKSSGGPSVFQKPVKFQVDIAFSEGEREREREREKEGKRNYGIYSVTFTLISGPSRRFKRVVETIQAQLLSTHDQPSVQALVDEKNGRPHGTPTRQNSRRSEGGADRCEWVERGEGGALLQRRGSAKERTRLLSSNGTQSQP